aagaacggccgtacggggtcagaccaaaggtccatctagcccagtatctgtctactgacagtggccaatgccaggtgccctagagggagtgaacctaacaggcaatgatcaagtgatctctctcctgccatccatctccatcctctgacgaacagaggctagggacaccattcttacccattgtagctaatagccatttatggacttagccaccatgaatttatccagtccccttttaaacattgttatagtcctagccttcacaacctcctcaggtaaggagttccacaagttgactgtgcgctgcatgaagaagaacttccttttatttgttttaaacctgctgcctattaatttaatttggtgacccctagttcttgtattatgggaataagtaaataacttttccttatccactttctcaacatcactcatgattttatatacctctatcatagccccccttagtcttctcttttccaagctgaagagtcctagcctctttaatctttcctcgtatgggaccctctctaaacccctaatcattttagttgcccttttctgaaccttttctagtgctagaatatcttttttgaggtgaggagaccacatctgtacacagtattcaagatgtgggcataccatggatttatataagggcaataatatattctcagtctaaGGGTTCCCCAATTAGCTAACCAATGTTAAACTGAACACAACCACCCTCCAAAGTTTAAATTAAGACTTAAAATTCTGGTTTCTCTTGTCTGGATGAATGTACAAAAGGGGCCTTGAGGAAGATATGTTACAAAGTTAGCAAGTATCTATTAACCATTTACATTTTTTAAGAATAGTCACCATTGCACTGGACCAAGGCAAACTTGAAGTGGATCTTTAAGGAAGGCCCCTGTCCTGGTCAATATAATATACAAATGCTCAGACCGGTCCAAATTAAGGGACCTAATCTTGCGCCCCTGAAGTCAGTTGGAGTTCTGCCACTGGAGAAGGAGTCGGTCCTAAATTTGTAAAGAAACCCCATCTTGTCACGCTGCTGGCAAGCTGCTCATCATTAACTTTTTGGATGAGGTGAGCAACAGTTTACCGTGAAATCTTCTACTTGCCCTGTTGGTGCTGAATTGCCCTGTAGACAAATCTATTACAGTTGACGTTGAGGTTGTTCACCTCGTCCCGTCCCCCTCTCCCTAAGGCACTGGAAATGGAAGAAAGATTTGGCGTGATCAAAATATTATAAATAGCAAAGCTGTGTTTCATGCCATACAACGCTGTTCTCCCTGCCGCATCAGTGACATCTCGTTAAAGGAAGGAGCACGGCATACAAATAACATTTGGCATTAAAAGTCCTGTGCGGTGAGTTTTTCCGCTGTGTCTGGATTCCAAGGGAGGGGAATTATAATAATGCTTACACTGCCTTCTCTGGGTAGGGGAGGCACAGGCGAGACCCTTAATTAGATACAGGGCAGTCGGCAGTATTCTGGAACACTGGAGTTGGAATATGTTGTCTCTGAGCACCTGGCTTGAAATATATTCTGCAAATGTTTTATTCTGATTGTTTAGCTGTAGAGTGCAGGCTGTAAGGAATCGGTCAGACAGCTCCGTTTTCCCCAAGCTGGGCACATGAAGATCAGAATTACAAAGGGGAAATGTCTCTATACTTCTGCTGTGCCCAGGGGTATACGCAAAGCCAACTTTATTCCATTCCGTTGGTCCGTTTTATCGATATCGGGTCCGATTCTGCTctcgctgaaatcaatgggagtaggaTCGGGCCCCATACGTCATCAGAAAGTTTAAAGAACGCTTAAAATTTCCCATAGGGATTTGAGTAAATTTCAAGGCAAGGCTTAGCAAGAGGAACAATCGCTCCAGGCTAGGGAAAATATATCGCTTAAACAGGTCTTTAAatgagagagtctctctctctccctcccccccccccccagtcctttTCCTCTGGATTCTCAGAAATCCCTGAAACCTTTGACACCACAAATCATCCACAGGGGTTGAAGGAACTTGTTCCTCCATCTACATGGTTACATACAGCTCACAGGCCCGCGCACTTTTATGAAATATAGCTGATCACACTAAAGTGCATTACACAGAAACCTAATGCTAGAGTCGGTGATATTTCATTCATCGTCTGCTACTGGCTTCATAACTCCGTCTCTGCTTAAGCCTATTGCGTGTGTACACACAGTGCGATCGTTTACAGCAAACTGGATAACTGCAATCCCAAATGagagagtcctctctccccaatTCTGGTTGGTTTGGTTGGCTGGATTGTTATACACACGCTGTCCCTGGCCTTAGCTTTTAGCCCGCTGCTATACCTGGATTTCACATGCATTATTTATTCGTCTTTTGTGCTGCAAGTAAGTTTGGAAACCGCTGACTTGACTTTGCAGGACGCTTCTGCCCGTTCCATTTAACAGAACCCTTAGCCCAGTGAATGTGCTGGAAGAGGTATGAGTTTTTCTCTTCTCAGAATAAAAACTGGGTGGGATAGAACCTAGGACACAATCCCAGACTAACCGACCAGACTTCCCAGACAGAGCGAGTCCAGGGAAAGTTCACTATCCCATCTGCAAGGGCCTGCTCCTTCTGGTTGAAGTCAATGAGCGGTTtgttattgatttcaataggatcagcacctcttcctccctccccccccccccatgtattgAGGCTTTTCTGCTCTGTTTGCACATAGACTTGAACAGATCGAACCGGGGGATTGTGCATTTTTGCAGGGTTCCTATATAAACCGATCGGCTGGCACCTGGCTGAAGCAGTGATAATCCTCCAACAGGTCGATTGAGCTCACTTCTATATCGTGGGCTTCCGCAGCAGAACCGTAGATGGCAAAGCGGCGCTCTGTGTATGACAAACGTGTTTCATCCTGTGGTTAAGTGTACTGACCACTCTGCTACCGCCCTGCCTGGGACCCCGAATCCCAGAGAGTACgtccagggaaactgagaaaGGGGGTAAGAGCTTGCACTGGGATTTTGCATTATTCCGTAGAACTTAATTgtactttgattttaaaatatgaacAAACATTGTCTCTGCAGATCAGGCGACCTGCCTCTAAAACCAACCCCGGCGCTCCGAAGAACCCTGCTGCTCCCCTTCAATCAACGGCCGGGTCGGGGCTGAGGCATCTTCGCTCCTAACTGCCTTTGCCTCCTAGGGCTACTTTCCCTTTATTCTTCCAGTGCAGCACGCCTGCGCACAGTGTGCTGGTCCCATTCTTGGCAGGCGGCTTGTAAGATGAGTGAAGAAGCAGGTGGGGGGTAGGGAGGGAAGCTCTGTCATTGAAAATAGCTCACTTTGACAGAAGCAAGCCAGAGAGACAACCCTGAATCTATGTCAGGGGCTGCCTACCTGCAAGGTGTGCAAAGATGATGGCCATGAACACCAAGCAGCCTTTCACTATGCACCCTGCCCTGCAGGAGCCCAAGTACTCCAGCTTGCATTCCAGTTCAGAGGCGATGCGCAGAGTTTGCCTTCCAGCCCCGCAGGTATGTAGATTAAGCATAATTACTGCTTTAAGGCACATTTTTTGACAGGCACTTGCTTAATGTTTTTTTCATGTCGCCAGAACAATCGCATATCTCtgaacctctctctctccctctccccccttctctctctctctctctctctctcacacacacacactcttgtcTCTGATCCACATGTCTATTCAAGCAAAGCTGCTGCCTTCATATTAATTTTTATGACCTGAGCTTTGAGGAGGAATCTCTGTGCTTGGAAATGTTTTTTAATCCTGAGTTGACAGTATTCCCCACTGACTCCAATATGCGCATTCTTGCTTGCAGCTTCAGGGCAATATATTTGGAAGCTTTGATGAGAATCTGCTGGCCCGCGCTGAAGCTCTGGCGGCTGTTGATATTGTCTCCCACGGCAAGAGCCATCCGTTCAAGCCAGACGCGACCTACCATACCATGAGCAGTGTCCCCTGCACGTCTACCTCCTCCACCGCGCCCATCTCGCATCCTTCGGCCCTGACCTCGCATCCCCACCACTCGGTGCACCCGGGGTTGGATGGAGACCTCCTGGACCACATCTCCCCAACGCTGACCGTGAGCGGCATGGGGGCGCCCGACCACACGGTGATGTCGGCTCAGATTCACCCGCACCACCTGGGCGCCATGGGGCACCTGCACCAAGCCATGGGCATGGGCCACCCGCACCCGGTCTCCGCTCACAACGGCATGTCCTGTATCGGCGACGTGGAGTCGgatcccagggagctggaggcttTCGCCGAGCGGTTCAAGCAGAGGCGGATCAAGCTGGGGGTGACCCAGGCGGATGTAGGGGCGGCTCTGGCCAACCTCAAGATCCCCGGCGTGGGCTCGCTCAGCCAAAGCACCATCTGCCGGTTCGAGTCCCTCACCCTGTCCCACAACAACATGATCGCCCTGAAGCCCGTGCTCcaagcctggctggaggaggctgAAGCTGCCTACAGGGAGAAGAACACCAAGCCGGACCTGTTCAGTGGCAGCGAGAGGAAGCGCAAGCGGACCTCCATCGCCGCCCCGGAGAAGCgctccttggaagcctattttgCCATCCAGCCCAGACCCTCCTCGGAGAAGATCGCAGCCATAGCGGAGAAACTGGACCTGAAAAAGAACGTGGTGCGGGTTTGGTTCTGCAACCAGAGACAGAAACAGAAACGCATGAAGTACTCCGCCGTGCATTGACtcggccaggggctggggtgggcagcTGCCTCTTCTAAGCCTGGACTTCTATATATTTTATTCAAATAAAGAGCAGGGATCTCCGTGAGGACTCGCACTCAAACCGACCGACCAACAAAGCCATTAACTTCCCCATCACGCTGattatttccctcctcccccttttcttGTCCCGTCttcttgaaaacaaaaacaaaacaaaacaaaaaaacaagtttCTCCTGGTTGCTCCTCGGCTGAGATTCACTTCTGTTGTGTCTGTTGTGCACTAGAGCATAAGCCGCTTGTCACTTTTGGAAGAGTTGGAAGCTGAGAGGTACTGGGAGAATTATCTTGTTTCTTACAcaattgcaataaaaataataaaaggataGTTTaaggggaaggggatggagaggGGAGATGCCCCTGAGGTGAAACCAGAGGATAAATATTTATTAAGATTTgtgaattatatttaaaaataaaaaggctaTTTTCAGAATGTCATGATTATACCCGGAAGTCAAATTCTACTTAGCTTTTTGTGAGAGGTCTATATCTCATCGCCTTCTAGGACCGGAACGCCTGGTAGAGGGACCAATCTTAACCTGAGATACCTGAACAATTGTTTTATACTCCAAAACTTTGGTAAAGAAAAGCAAAGCAACCTATTTTTACTCAGCGAAATACTTTGGCTGCTCTTCGTATGAATTTTTCTTTTCCCCCAAACGCACACACACAACTATCTCCAACTAGATTCCAGGTGTATTGCCTAGATTTTTTAATTCACTTCTAAATCAAGTTATCTTATTTAGTTGACTTTTTTGACAAGAGATTAAATTGTGGAAAGAAGTAGTATTCTTGCACTGGTCTGAACACAGTTCTACGTCTCTCAGATCCATAGATTCCCACCACAGACTTGTACAGTGCACTCACTTGGGTTTGCAGTCACAGCACCGGGACTCTATCAATGTAGAGACTTGGCGGAATTAACATTGACTTGTCTGCAATCGCTTCAACAGTTTCTCCACTCgatgttatttttttttcattctttttttttaaatccaaggatttttttcccgttttaattaaagactgtatctgAGTTTTGTAATACACCAAGTTGGTAAGGGTTCTTGTAACACATTCTTGGTTCAATAGTTGCAATGAGCtttctccctcccatccccatacGTTTCATATTTTAGTTATCTCATAGTTTGTGTGCTTGTGTCtggtcattcattcattcattctttcaTTCATTCCTCGGGATAAATTCTGAAACGTTGTTTTCCCTTGGATTAACTTCTGAAATAAATGCTTTATTTTTCAACCCGAATGGAAAATTTTCTTTTCAGAGATGAAAGTAGGTCGGATGAAGCAGAACAGAATATTATAAAATGTGCAGTAGTAATAATAATCTTTAGACAGTGCTTTTCCCCTGGAGAATGGAAAGGGGTTTTAAAATCGTAATGAATAAGCTTTAGGAGTCATCCTTCCCAGTTAACCTGTTATCTTTATCTTGTATTATTATGACTGTTTCTACAAGCTGTAAAGTTTCACCACCTTGTTTGTTGACTTTTCTATGTATTGATTTACCTCCGCATTTTTTTTCGAGGTGGTCATAATTTCTCTGTGCCAGAAAATGTATTATTTCCATCTATAAAATGTAAAGTACCAGAT
Above is a genomic segment from Mauremys reevesii isolate NIE-2019 linkage group 8, ASM1616193v1, whole genome shotgun sequence containing:
- the POU4F3 gene encoding POU domain, class 4, transcription factor 3, yielding MMAMNTKQPFTMHPALQEPKYSSLHSSSEAMRRVCLPAPQLQGNIFGSFDENLLARAEALAAVDIVSHGKSHPFKPDATYHTMSSVPCTSTSSTAPISHPSALTSHPHHSVHPGLDGDLLDHISPTLTVSGMGAPDHTVMSAQIHPHHLGAMGHLHQAMGMGHPHPVSAHNGMSCIGDVESDPRELEAFAERFKQRRIKLGVTQADVGAALANLKIPGVGSLSQSTICRFESLTLSHNNMIALKPVLQAWLEEAEAAYREKNTKPDLFSGSERKRKRTSIAAPEKRSLEAYFAIQPRPSSEKIAAIAEKLDLKKNVVRVWFCNQRQKQKRMKYSAVH